From the genome of Thermococcus sp.:
GAGCATGAAGAGGAGGTGGTTGTCCCTTATTATCAGACCGTAGCCGTGGAGCGAACTACCCGAGCCGAGGGCCTCGTAGGGGAGATAAATGCCAGTCTCCCTGTCCTGAATGACGAGTATGGGATCGGGGACTTCACGGGTTCTTATCTCGTTCGCCACCGGGGGCACTTCCCCCGAACCGTAGACGAAGAGGTGGACGACGACCTTCTCGGCCTTCTTTTTCCTCAGCTCCTCCCCAACCCTCGCGAGAAGGCCGATGGGAAGGGCAATGCTTATGTGGTGCCTTGCGTTCTCTATGGCCTCCTCAAGGTGCTCCTCGAAGGTTATACGGCTCTTTATCACCGTTACGCTCCCCACTTCCCTGTGGGGGGTGTAGATTCTCTCAAGCTCGCCCTTGAGCTCCTCAAGCCTCTCGTTGTAGCGCCTCCTTATGGCCTCGACGACCTTCTCCGGACTGAGGGGTATGACCCTCATCGGCCTGCCGGGTGTCGTCGTGATGAAGCCCTTCGCCATGAGCGTCCTTACCACGTCGTATATCCTCGGCTGGGGCACCTTGGAGAGCGTTGCCAGTTCTCCAGCGGTGAGGGGGCCGTTCTTCAAAAGGGTAAGGTAGGCCCTAACCTCGTACTCGTTCAGTCCAAGCTCCTTCAGCCGGGCCCTAACCTCCCTCTCCTCCATAGGCACTCCTCAGATTACCGCTTTCTCGGTCTTCTTGTCAAAGACGTGGATGTTGTC
Proteins encoded in this window:
- a CDS encoding TrmB family transcriptional regulator codes for the protein MEEREVRARLKELGLNEYEVRAYLTLLKNGPLTAGELATLSKVPQPRIYDVVRTLMAKGFITTTPGRPMRVIPLSPEKVVEAIRRRYNERLEELKGELERIYTPHREVGSVTVIKSRITFEEHLEEAIENARHHISIALPIGLLARVGEELRKKKAEKVVVHLFVYGSGEVPPVANEIRTREVPDPILVIQDRETGIYLPYEALGSGSSLHGYGLIIRDNHLLFMLDRYFYHALWPTGKVVYREERKLELPKEYIHIRDLVDDIRDFGLKGARVEVFGKFTRSKVPVHIKGRVVDFFESEGRVISNITVETDEGQRYVIGGWNASLEDVEAERIILLG